Proteins encoded together in one Spirochaeta isovalerica window:
- a CDS encoding PilZ domain-containing protein, with amino-acid sequence MVDASPLTKDLFSSNEDTTEAFRDNRTGRQVPKRDFINRINYTNFEKIPLSLIFRHNTFGRTIRIPAYSEPCVSDELSLKWVKGHGEGENLESFHLENIMIPGFDNTLEFSPSNCLIHSDGISVSLPESAYEMQRREKVRELCRSIEVTVIQNGTMFTGLLRNFHSSSFLIFLNRKDNGSLKLLNREEQISLLIRNNNEMIFSGICTVGSSRDIPGGSELVLKPASTSFKRFRAKEYRGERYDMNSSIQVRFRHPLSGQDKSFKVKDLSGSGISVKERADRSVLFAGLLIPDLKITLPGNNSMLCKAQVIYSGKNCENDPEHLLSGLAILDMNPPEYTRLLDYIHYEIDNRSNISHSVDTHALWRFFFESGFIYPEKYKFLLEDIDRIKDLYDKLYNEQPAIARHFIYQKENQIQGHMSMLRSYEKSWLLHHHAASSISGQNTGLDVLNQVGSFTNNCTHIESMHLDFLFCYFRRENKFPNRMFGGMAEKINDRSKCSLDDWAYFHFEQEEPAELFSSSEWQLAPSTEGELRDLQSFYDRKEGGLMMKNFNLDDGMLDSGTLLRDYSESGFSRDVTFFSLRKSGTACAVIMVDKTDAGLNMSDLTNSLKLFIINPLELDRTVIGRALRFLGQRYPGQGRIPTLAYPLDYARDLKLPIDKIYTLWVLNLEAGDSYFHHLKKLIRKIHH; translated from the coding sequence TTGGTTGACGCATCTCCGTTAACAAAAGATCTATTCTCATCCAATGAAGATACCACTGAGGCTTTCCGGGATAACCGGACAGGGCGTCAGGTGCCCAAAAGAGACTTCATTAACCGGATCAATTACACCAACTTTGAGAAAATCCCTCTCTCCCTTATCTTCAGACACAATACTTTCGGACGAACCATCCGCATACCCGCCTATTCCGAACCCTGCGTATCCGATGAACTATCGCTGAAATGGGTAAAAGGCCATGGGGAAGGGGAAAACCTCGAGAGCTTTCATCTGGAAAATATCATGATTCCCGGTTTTGACAATACTCTGGAATTTTCTCCCAGTAATTGTCTGATCCATAGCGACGGTATTTCCGTTTCCCTGCCCGAATCGGCATATGAAATGCAGCGGCGGGAGAAGGTCCGGGAACTTTGCCGTTCCATCGAAGTTACGGTGATACAGAACGGAACCATGTTCACGGGGCTTCTCAGGAATTTTCACTCCAGCAGTTTTCTTATATTTCTGAACAGAAAGGACAACGGTTCGCTGAAGCTCCTCAACAGGGAAGAACAGATTTCCCTGCTGATCCGTAACAATAATGAAATGATCTTTTCGGGAATCTGCACGGTCGGCAGTTCCAGAGATATTCCCGGGGGGAGTGAGCTCGTTTTAAAACCCGCTTCAACCAGTTTCAAGCGATTCAGAGCAAAGGAGTACCGGGGCGAGCGTTATGATATGAACTCCTCTATCCAGGTCCGTTTCCGCCATCCCCTTTCGGGACAGGACAAATCTTTCAAGGTGAAGGATCTCTCGGGGTCGGGAATTTCCGTAAAGGAGAGAGCGGACCGATCTGTTCTCTTCGCAGGGCTTCTGATTCCCGATTTGAAAATCACCCTGCCGGGCAATAATTCCATGCTCTGCAAAGCTCAGGTTATCTATTCGGGGAAAAACTGCGAGAACGATCCGGAGCACCTCCTTTCCGGACTGGCCATACTGGATATGAATCCTCCGGAATACACCCGTCTTCTCGACTATATACACTATGAAATCGACAACCGTTCCAACATCAGCCATTCAGTCGATACCCACGCTCTCTGGCGTTTCTTTTTTGAGTCAGGTTTTATCTATCCGGAAAAATACAAGTTTCTCCTTGAGGATATCGACAGAATCAAGGATTTGTACGACAAACTCTATAACGAGCAACCCGCTATCGCCCGGCATTTCATCTATCAGAAAGAGAATCAGATACAGGGCCATATGTCCATGCTCAGGTCTTATGAAAAATCGTGGCTTCTCCATCACCATGCCGCGAGCAGCATCAGCGGGCAGAATACGGGACTGGATGTTCTCAATCAGGTGGGTAGCTTTACAAACAACTGCACACATATCGAGAGCATGCATCTCGATTTTCTATTCTGCTATTTCCGCAGGGAAAACAAGTTCCCCAACCGCATGTTCGGCGGTATGGCGGAAAAGATCAATGACCGGAGCAAATGCTCTCTGGACGACTGGGCTTATTTTCACTTTGAGCAGGAAGAGCCCGCAGAACTGTTTTCCTCATCGGAATGGCAGCTCGCTCCCTCGACTGAAGGGGAGCTGAGGGACCTCCAGTCTTTTTACGACCGGAAAGAAGGCGGTCTGATGATGAAGAATTTCAATCTCGATGACGGAATGCTCGACAGCGGCACGCTCCTCCGGGATTACAGCGAATCGGGTTTCTCCAGAGACGTAACATTTTTCTCTCTGAGAAAAAGCGGAACCGCCTGCGCTGTCATAATGGTGGATAAAACCGATGCGGGTCTGAATATGTCGGACCTGACAAATTCGCTCAAGCTTTTTATCATCAATCCCCTGGAACTGGACCGGACGGTTATAGGTAGAGCTCTCCGGTTTCTGGGACAGCGATATCCCGGACAGGGGCGGATTCCCACTCTGGCTTATCCTCTGGATTATGCCCGGGACCTGAAACTCCCTATTGATAAAATCTATACCTTATGGGTCCTGAATCTTGAGGCCGGTGATTCCTATTTTCATCACCTGAAGAAACTGATAAGAAAAATCCACCATTAG
- a CDS encoding GDSL-type esterase/lipase family protein, with product MKRLLFLFHICLFSLSLFSESGSSDPFRVAAVGDSITWGFGLEKRYENSWPAVVESLSGGRFETGNFGRNGATLTDLGDRPYKDTAQYSRALEFNADVVVIALGTNDTKIGNRIFLDSFKEDYLELIGAFRQENEPRDIYLCLPPPVFHNRWGMEGSLLDKCLIPLIREIAEESGCQVIDLHYPLLDHQEYFADGVHPDGRGARMIGELIFKQIMN from the coding sequence GTGAAGCGTCTTTTATTTCTTTTTCATATCTGTCTTTTTTCTCTTTCCCTGTTCAGCGAGAGCGGATCTTCCGATCCTTTCAGAGTCGCTGCCGTCGGGGACAGCATAACCTGGGGATTCGGCTTGGAAAAGCGCTATGAAAATTCCTGGCCCGCCGTTGTAGAGTCCCTTTCCGGAGGAAGATTCGAAACAGGAAATTTCGGGCGGAACGGCGCCACTCTGACTGACCTGGGAGACCGTCCCTATAAAGACACCGCTCAGTATTCCAGAGCATTGGAGTTCAATGCGGACGTTGTCGTTATCGCTCTGGGTACCAATGACACGAAAATCGGAAACCGCATTTTTCTCGACAGCTTCAAAGAGGATTATCTGGAACTTATCGGGGCGTTTCGACAGGAAAATGAACCCAGGGACATTTATCTCTGTCTTCCTCCCCCTGTCTTTCATAATCGATGGGGCATGGAGGGATCTCTGCTGGATAAATGTCTTATCCCCCTGATCCGGGAGATTGCCGAAGAGTCGGGCTGTCAGGTTATCGATCTCCATTATCCTCTTCTGGATCATCAGGAGTATTTTGCCGACGGTGTTCATCCCGATGGCAGAGGCGCGAGAATGATAGGAGAATTAATTTTTAAACAGATTATGAACTAA
- the ptsP gene encoding phosphoenolpyruvate--protein phosphotransferase — translation MKKNPLFRFLDTVCGEIALFETTGEVDRFFKDSVRHLMKISGASLGAIFGYNELEDEPVFRVGFDSGDFWDSLRCSREGLPVRFSLDKEEVDRAFREGTVRLLGDVSGKREDSTLQSKIIVPFLRGNGKNGILLLGHRHADAFSHMDKASVMEAASLFSDRLSDALVFINHPVCKLDQEISGRMVLKGMKTSEGIASGKALPEWSDMETAAESLQPAGTKEKEAARFEQALELSLRQLAQYQDSAASGESEIVSMIFTAQIYMLKDHSFISKMRALINEGREASHAVCQVINEYADRFASMTEIRFAEKAQDVRDLGFRLISNMSEDGDKGFSYEGRIVLCRHIYPSDLFRLAVEKASGIVLKGSGVTAHISILARSLDVPVLICEEKTFLTIPEGTDLILDAGEGKLYINPHEEDRTRLLAETSPPRRSENINRVHGCSADGIPVRVMANINILNDAREAVRQGAEGIGLYRSEFPFILKNDFLLEEQQYRIYRAIVKSQQGKPVILRTADIGGDKLLEGRSETEMNPFLGVRGIRFSLANRGMFREQLKAMLRAGDGADLGIMLPMVSSVEEVLEAKEEISICAAHLEARGVAFQRNPKIGAMVELPSAAMSVGDLARETDFLSIGTNDLIMYLLAVDRTNENLSYLYRCHHPAVLRVLATIAGEAGDKIQNLSVCGDVASDPLMVPFFVGIGIRNLSVSPYSVEPVKQILKRYTISHMERISREMLSINRQKEMDEFIGSFTGL, via the coding sequence ATGAAGAAAAATCCCTTATTCCGCTTTCTCGATACAGTCTGTGGGGAAATCGCCCTATTTGAAACGACCGGAGAGGTTGATCGCTTTTTTAAAGATTCTGTCCGGCATCTGATGAAGATTTCCGGAGCATCTCTCGGGGCCATTTTCGGTTATAATGAATTAGAAGATGAACCCGTTTTCCGGGTGGGATTCGATTCGGGGGATTTCTGGGACAGCCTTCGCTGCAGCCGGGAGGGATTGCCTGTGCGGTTCTCTCTCGATAAAGAGGAAGTGGACAGAGCCTTTCGCGAAGGAACCGTTCGACTTTTAGGGGATGTTTCCGGAAAAAGAGAAGACAGTACACTTCAATCAAAAATAATCGTCCCATTTTTGCGGGGAAACGGAAAAAACGGGATTCTGCTTCTCGGACACCGCCATGCCGACGCTTTCTCTCATATGGACAAAGCTTCGGTTATGGAAGCGGCATCGCTCTTTAGCGATCGTCTCTCCGATGCCCTTGTTTTCATCAATCATCCCGTCTGTAAACTGGATCAGGAGATTTCAGGAAGAATGGTTCTGAAGGGGATGAAAACCTCCGAAGGAATCGCTTCGGGTAAAGCCCTGCCCGAATGGAGTGATATGGAGACGGCTGCAGAGAGCCTCCAGCCGGCGGGAACGAAAGAAAAGGAAGCCGCCCGCTTTGAGCAGGCCCTCGAGCTCTCTCTCAGACAGCTGGCTCAGTACCAGGATTCAGCCGCTTCGGGAGAGTCGGAAATCGTCTCCATGATTTTTACAGCCCAGATCTACATGCTTAAGGACCACAGCTTTATCAGCAAAATGAGGGCATTAATCAATGAGGGCAGAGAAGCCTCCCATGCTGTTTGTCAGGTCATCAATGAATACGCCGACCGTTTCGCCTCCATGACAGAGATCCGTTTTGCCGAAAAAGCCCAGGATGTGCGGGATCTCGGCTTCCGCCTTATCAGCAATATGTCGGAAGATGGGGACAAGGGGTTTTCCTACGAGGGGCGCATAGTCCTCTGCCGGCACATTTATCCCTCCGATCTCTTCAGGCTTGCTGTGGAAAAAGCTTCAGGCATCGTTCTCAAAGGCTCTGGAGTGACTGCTCATATTTCCATTCTGGCCCGCTCACTCGACGTGCCTGTCCTGATCTGCGAAGAAAAGACTTTTCTGACAATTCCCGAAGGGACTGATCTTATACTGGATGCCGGCGAAGGGAAACTCTATATCAATCCCCATGAAGAAGACCGGACCCGGCTTCTGGCGGAAACGTCTCCGCCGCGCCGTTCGGAAAATATCAACAGGGTTCACGGATGCAGTGCTGACGGCATTCCCGTCCGGGTCATGGCTAATATCAATATTCTCAATGATGCCAGGGAAGCGGTGCGGCAGGGAGCTGAAGGTATCGGGTTATACAGGAGCGAGTTTCCCTTTATCCTGAAAAACGACTTCCTTCTTGAGGAGCAGCAGTACCGCATATACAGAGCTATCGTTAAAAGTCAGCAGGGCAAACCGGTTATCCTCAGAACCGCGGATATCGGAGGGGACAAACTGCTCGAAGGGCGGAGCGAGACGGAGATGAATCCTTTTCTCGGAGTCAGAGGGATTCGCTTTTCCCTGGCCAACAGGGGAATGTTCCGCGAACAGCTCAAAGCCATGCTGAGAGCGGGGGACGGCGCCGATCTGGGAATTATGCTCCCCATGGTTTCCAGTGTCGAGGAAGTTCTGGAGGCTAAAGAGGAAATTTCTATCTGTGCAGCCCATCTTGAGGCAAGAGGTGTCGCTTTTCAGAGAAATCCGAAGATCGGAGCCATGGTGGAGCTGCCTTCCGCAGCTATGTCAGTAGGTGATCTGGCGCGGGAAACTGACTTTCTCTCCATCGGAACCAATGATCTTATCATGTATCTGCTGGCTGTGGACCGGACCAACGAGAACCTCAGCTATCTGTATAGATGCCACCATCCCGCCGTATTACGGGTCCTGGCAACCATCGCCGGGGAAGCCGGGGATAAGATACAAAATCTGTCGGTTTGCGGCGACGTGGCTTCCGACCCCCTGATGGTTCCTTTTTTCGTCGGAATCGGGATACGTAATCTGAGTGTTTCTCCCTATTCCGTAGAACCGGTAAAACAAATTCTCAAGCGCTATACCATTTCCCATATGGAGCGGATCAGTCGTGAAATGCTGTCGATCAACCGGCAAAAGGAAATGGATGAGTTTATCGGGAGTTTTACAGGCCTGTGA
- a CDS encoding class I SAM-dependent methyltransferase yields MNYLMESRDEIERLEKKTGFDAVKQQALWAGLREGMRVADIGCGSGRTSSFLKELTGPSGSVTGVDLSQDRLDYARATYGRDGLTFEQRNIYEPLDDLGQFDFIWVRFLLEYHKKSQFELVQKFASMLSPGGILCLIDLDHNSLNHFGIPERLEKALEESVAALSAVSDFDPYAGRKLYSHMHRLGLEEIDVHVGTHHLMFGEMNETDSYNWTKKLTIGLSSSPYDFPEYEGGFEEFAAECLRYIADPGRFTYTPLISCRGIKGV; encoded by the coding sequence ATGAACTACCTTATGGAAAGCCGCGATGAAATTGAAAGGCTGGAAAAAAAGACAGGCTTTGACGCCGTCAAGCAACAGGCTCTCTGGGCTGGTCTCAGAGAAGGAATGCGCGTCGCCGATATCGGTTGCGGCAGCGGACGGACCAGCTCCTTTCTGAAAGAGCTCACCGGTCCTTCCGGTTCGGTCACAGGCGTGGACCTATCACAGGACCGACTCGACTATGCCCGGGCGACCTACGGCCGGGACGGCCTAACCTTTGAACAGAGAAATATATACGAACCTCTCGACGATCTGGGCCAATTCGATTTTATCTGGGTCCGCTTTCTTCTGGAATATCACAAAAAGAGCCAGTTCGAACTGGTTCAGAAATTCGCCTCGATGCTCAGTCCCGGCGGAATTCTCTGTCTGATTGATCTGGACCACAACAGCCTGAATCACTTCGGCATACCCGAGAGACTGGAAAAAGCCCTTGAGGAAAGCGTGGCCGCTTTGAGCGCCGTTTCGGATTTCGATCCCTATGCCGGCAGAAAACTCTATTCCCATATGCACAGACTGGGACTCGAGGAGATTGATGTACATGTGGGAACCCATCACCTGATGTTCGGGGAAATGAATGAAACGGACAGTTATAACTGGACCAAAAAGCTAACCATAGGATTAAGCAGCTCGCCATACGATTTTCCCGAGTACGAAGGAGGATTCGAGGAATTCGCTGCCGAATGCCTTCGATATATTGCCGATCCCGGACGATTTACCTATACGCCGTTGATTTCCTGCAGAGGCATCAAGGGCGTGTAA
- a CDS encoding HD domain-containing phosphohydrolase, which yields MKETVMEKKPYSSRIIDSYIKLIKSRYSYIDLDVLYEYAGIEPYQVADPGHWFSQEQVDLFYEKLVQMTGQQNIAREAGRFFSSSANKGNLIHEIFISILDPITAFKKVEKISANFTKYTEYRTRKLSGNSVEILFSVNPSVTEKPYQCENRKGMMEAVPSVLGLKHVTLEHPECLFSGGKCCRYVVKWEDSPLKIMNKIQWGGFLALLSANVTNLGLGMKLPLSHSLIGSAAIFMGLGYVTKKLEVQELRSKTDAFESTTEKFFHQIDVNYNTTVIARKVSEVINSKMTIEETVEGTIDAIRELLEFDRGLILLVNKEKTKLQFKSGYGYNAGFQEMLNTTDFSLTNPHSKGVFVVCFKEQKPYLINNVEDIKKDMSLRSIAFTKSIGAKSFICCPIICDNDTLGILSVDNLHSQRPLLQSDISLLMGIASIVGVGLKKIQLMKARETQLQSIIKVLASSIDARDPLTAGHSEKVAEYADEICRRMGLSTRYRDMIHIASMLHDYGKIGVPDSILKKNGQLSAQEYDIIKTHVVKTRTILNQINFEGDLAEIPDIAASHHEQIDGGGYPMGLKGNQIPLGAKIIAVADFFDAITSRRHYRSPMSVEMAITALKAESGWHLDPHIVDVFCEYLNENLHPLKDSYTPLMPLQEINGV from the coding sequence ATGAAAGAGACAGTTATGGAGAAGAAACCCTACAGCAGCCGGATAATTGACAGCTACATAAAACTCATTAAATCCCGCTACTCCTATATCGATCTCGATGTTCTCTACGAGTATGCCGGTATCGAACCCTATCAGGTGGCCGATCCGGGACACTGGTTTTCTCAGGAACAGGTGGATCTCTTTTACGAAAAACTGGTTCAAATGACGGGGCAGCAGAATATCGCCAGAGAAGCGGGCCGGTTCTTCTCTTCTTCCGCCAATAAGGGAAACCTCATTCATGAAATTTTTATAAGCATTCTCGATCCCATTACTGCTTTTAAAAAAGTGGAGAAAATTTCGGCGAATTTTACAAAATATACCGAGTACAGAACCAGAAAGCTGTCGGGCAATTCGGTTGAGATCCTGTTCAGTGTAAACCCTTCAGTTACGGAAAAGCCTTATCAGTGTGAGAACAGAAAGGGAATGATGGAAGCTGTTCCATCCGTTCTGGGTCTTAAACACGTCACTCTGGAGCATCCCGAATGCCTTTTTTCCGGTGGAAAGTGCTGCCGTTATGTCGTCAAATGGGAAGATTCCCCTTTAAAAATCATGAACAAAATTCAATGGGGCGGCTTTCTTGCGCTTCTCAGTGCCAATGTAACCAATCTGGGGCTGGGCATGAAATTGCCTCTTTCTCATTCCCTGATCGGTTCTGCTGCTATTTTTATGGGACTTGGTTATGTGACGAAAAAGCTCGAAGTGCAGGAACTGCGCTCAAAAACCGATGCCTTTGAATCAACAACGGAAAAGTTCTTTCATCAGATCGATGTCAATTACAATACAACAGTTATCGCCCGGAAAGTAAGCGAAGTCATCAACTCGAAAATGACAATCGAAGAAACTGTCGAAGGTACCATCGACGCCATCCGGGAATTGCTGGAGTTCGACCGGGGGCTCATTCTCCTGGTTAATAAAGAAAAGACAAAACTGCAGTTCAAAAGCGGTTACGGTTACAACGCCGGATTTCAGGAAATGCTCAACACGACAGATTTCAGCTTGACCAACCCCCATTCGAAAGGGGTGTTCGTTGTCTGTTTCAAGGAGCAGAAGCCTTATCTCATAAACAATGTGGAGGATATCAAGAAGGACATGAGCCTGAGAAGCATTGCTTTTACCAAGAGCATCGGAGCCAAGTCCTTCATCTGCTGTCCCATTATCTGCGATAACGATACCCTGGGTATCCTGTCCGTTGACAACCTTCATTCCCAGAGACCCCTTCTTCAGAGTGATATCAGCCTTCTGATGGGCATTGCCTCTATCGTCGGCGTGGGACTGAAAAAGATTCAGCTGATGAAGGCGCGGGAGACTCAGCTGCAATCGATAATCAAGGTTCTGGCCTCCAGTATCGATGCGAGGGATCCCCTGACGGCGGGGCATTCGGAAAAAGTGGCGGAGTACGCCGATGAAATCTGCCGGAGAATGGGGCTTTCCACCCGTTACCGCGATATGATCCATATAGCATCGATGCTCCACGATTACGGAAAGATCGGCGTTCCCGACAGCATCCTGAAAAAGAACGGCCAGCTATCGGCGCAGGAATACGATATTATCAAGACCCATGTGGTGAAAACCAGAACCATTCTGAACCAGATCAATTTTGAAGGGGATCTGGCGGAAATCCCCGACATAGCCGCCTCGCATCACGAACAGATTGACGGCGGGGGGTATCCCATGGGGTTGAAAGGCAATCAGATTCCTCTGGGTGCGAAAATCATCGCTGTCGCGGACTTCTTTGACGCCATAACATCACGGCGCCATTACAGGAGCCCCATGTCGGTCGAAATGGCGATAACCGCCCTGAAAGCCGAATCGGGCTGGCACCTCGATCCCCATATCGTCGATGTGTTCTGTGAGTATTTGAATGAAAACCTGCATCCCTTAAAGGATAGTTACACGCCCTTGATGCCTCTGCAGGAAATCAACGGCGTATAG
- a CDS encoding tetratricopeptide repeat protein, with product MRLPAAILLLSAFLSSSLSAETIGLSISVISPDTGENRSRLESVLIRAASGASRRYGEYFDVEIKEQGKRSYDYDISFTAVMEGETPVLAMLFTPEKGGSPLNQSVMGDLDDNSPAYISELIFRMWAQTNPAGITSHAPEPVFLEEVPSLFLVESAIPDFSGYNTASAVAVRENGNLVLAMGALCYETDSNFNPLVQLAGDLYSPSSALFFFGTGVTPGGSVFLKPTNGRDIYKIVEGAPRTMKIRTGIDVTGPMAVLPNGTAVLYHTMSRKFVRIEGNRRSDLDIPLGPYTYVYAMAPGPEGNLWIHDNVEQRFKIFTDTGNFISSIMPVGTGDDVLTPMSMAVLDDGALILYSNSALYKFDSEGVLQWKKTGYHFREEESFPMSPVNLAVDQERGFIYMADYAANRILKFYDPALDRGGNDSVGETRRLLELNRRIDEDPYGEEPIRRKALYYRDREDWVLARYWLEELININPFDSEASSMLDEIEIRGLLRQASELEAETLKTARTIGPESARDLYSRTVRLYEKIISLDSSMGEASERMNRFKEAYNREAADIPGREEKPLTIAGLSVKGIFPALIHYYRENPVGTVRVKNDLDRDVSNIRALLNLKEYIDFPAESDPVPLLKPGEEITLDLKILLNEKAFNLREDLPLQFQVTLQYDLEGSARATGKTGNTTLYRRTALTWDNTAKLAAFIMPNESVVSTFSHRVLADSGKVPGLPPKMVKAARICDALGTYGIAYIEDPESPFSQQFEEEGVIDTVRYPRTTLQIRSGDCDDSTALLASMLESSGIATAIMTSPGHVFMAFDTEEPAGNRWMYENTGREILIEGGTIWIPLESTYLQDGFNASWAKASEIISRYSRNEIGFLTVAGQRSVFPPLPLGESSIMVVEPGNREIDPLNSETLAGLTASLYEENASKLKGEAAGASGRREHQLSNRLAVLHARFENWREAENIFQSLIKGETAYLSPYVNLGNLYYSRGEYGKALEIFQEALAINGNSLMVNLALAKTYYRLGDRAGTARYYRLVKNQSEPLSEEYAYLGESGSTTRAGADDEPPLLWMTEE from the coding sequence ATGAGATTACCTGCTGCTATTTTACTGTTGTCCGCATTCCTGTCTTCCTCTCTCTCCGCCGAAACAATCGGCCTGTCGATCAGCGTCATAAGCCCCGATACCGGGGAAAACAGATCCCGCCTCGAATCGGTCCTGATCCGCGCCGCATCGGGCGCCTCCCGACGGTACGGGGAATACTTCGATGTGGAAATTAAAGAACAAGGAAAGAGATCCTACGATTACGACATATCATTCACGGCTGTCATGGAAGGGGAAACTCCCGTTCTCGCCATGCTCTTCACACCGGAAAAAGGAGGATCGCCTCTCAATCAGTCGGTCATGGGCGACCTGGATGACAACAGCCCCGCGTATATTTCCGAATTGATATTCCGCATGTGGGCACAGACCAATCCCGCCGGAATAACGTCCCATGCTCCGGAACCGGTTTTCCTGGAGGAAGTGCCTTCGCTCTTTCTGGTAGAATCGGCCATACCGGATTTTTCCGGTTACAACACGGCTTCAGCTGTCGCTGTCAGGGAAAACGGGAATCTGGTTCTGGCGATGGGAGCGCTCTGTTACGAAACGGACAGCAATTTCAATCCCCTAGTACAACTGGCGGGCGATCTCTATTCGCCTTCAAGCGCCCTTTTTTTCTTCGGTACGGGAGTCACTCCGGGCGGTTCGGTTTTTCTGAAACCGACGAACGGACGGGACATCTATAAGATTGTAGAAGGCGCGCCCCGCACTATGAAAATCAGGACGGGAATCGATGTGACCGGTCCGATGGCGGTTCTCCCCAACGGCACGGCGGTTCTCTACCATACCATGAGCCGGAAATTCGTACGAATCGAAGGGAACAGAAGAAGCGATCTTGATATCCCACTCGGTCCCTACACTTATGTCTATGCCATGGCTCCCGGTCCCGAAGGCAATTTATGGATCCATGACAACGTGGAACAGCGCTTCAAGATATTTACGGACACAGGGAATTTTATAAGTTCCATCATGCCTGTCGGCACGGGAGATGATGTGCTCACTCCCATGTCCATGGCGGTTCTCGACGACGGAGCCCTGATTCTCTATTCCAATAGCGCTCTGTATAAGTTCGACAGCGAGGGTGTTCTGCAGTGGAAAAAGACCGGCTACCACTTCCGAGAGGAAGAGTCCTTCCCCATGTCACCGGTGAATTTGGCGGTTGATCAGGAAAGAGGGTTCATCTATATGGCCGATTATGCCGCCAACAGAATTCTCAAGTTCTACGATCCCGCTCTGGACAGGGGAGGAAATGACTCTGTCGGCGAAACCCGCCGGCTTCTGGAGCTCAACAGAAGGATAGATGAAGATCCTTATGGAGAGGAGCCGATACGGCGGAAAGCCCTGTACTACCGCGACAGGGAAGACTGGGTACTGGCCAGATACTGGCTGGAAGAGCTGATCAATATCAACCCCTTCGACAGCGAGGCTTCTTCCATGCTCGACGAAATCGAAATACGGGGTCTGTTGAGACAGGCTTCGGAACTGGAGGCAGAAACGCTGAAGACGGCGAGAACGATCGGCCCCGAATCCGCCAGAGACCTCTACAGCCGGACAGTGAGGCTCTACGAGAAAATAATCAGCCTCGACAGTTCAATGGGCGAGGCATCGGAAAGGATGAACCGCTTCAAGGAAGCTTACAACAGGGAAGCGGCGGATATACCGGGAAGAGAAGAAAAACCCCTGACTATCGCCGGTCTCAGCGTAAAGGGGATTTTCCCGGCGCTGATTCACTACTACCGGGAAAATCCCGTCGGCACCGTAAGGGTGAAAAATGACCTGGATCGCGATGTCTCCAATATCAGAGCTCTGTTGAATTTAAAAGAATACATCGACTTTCCCGCAGAATCGGATCCGGTACCGCTGCTGAAACCGGGAGAAGAAATAACACTCGATCTGAAAATTCTCCTGAATGAAAAAGCGTTTAATCTGAGGGAAGACCTTCCTCTTCAATTCCAGGTAACTCTTCAATACGACCTGGAAGGGAGTGCGAGGGCGACGGGAAAAACAGGCAATACGACCCTTTACCGGCGGACCGCCCTTACCTGGGACAATACGGCGAAACTGGCAGCTTTTATCATGCCCAACGAATCGGTCGTCTCCACCTTTTCCCACAGAGTCCTGGCGGACAGTGGTAAAGTCCCGGGCCTTCCGCCGAAAATGGTGAAGGCGGCGAGAATCTGTGACGCCCTGGGCACTTACGGGATTGCCTATATAGAAGATCCCGAATCACCTTTTTCACAGCAGTTCGAAGAGGAAGGTGTAATAGATACGGTCCGGTATCCCCGGACGACACTGCAGATCCGTTCGGGTGATTGCGACGACTCGACGGCGCTGCTGGCTTCCATGCTCGAATCTTCGGGAATCGCTACGGCGATAATGACATCACCGGGCCATGTCTTTATGGCTTTCGATACGGAAGAGCCGGCAGGAAACCGCTGGATGTATGAAAATACCGGCAGAGAAATCCTGATCGAAGGCGGAACCATTTGGATTCCGCTGGAATCGACCTACCTGCAGGACGGTTTCAATGCCTCCTGGGCTAAAGCATCGGAAATCATATCCCGCTATTCCCGAAATGAAATCGGGTTTCTGACTGTAGCCGGCCAGAGGAGCGTCTTTCCTCCCCTCCCCCTCGGGGAGAGTTCCATCATGGTTGTGGAGCCGGGAAACAGGGAAATAGATCCACTGAACAGCGAAACTCTGGCAGGGCTGACCGCCTCGCTTTATGAAGAGAATGCCAGCAAGCTGAAAGGAGAGGCTGCCGGGGCTTCGGGTCGGAGAGAACACCAGCTGAGCAACAGGTTGGCGGTCCTCCATGCCCGATTTGAAAACTGGAGAGAAGCCGAGAACATCTTCCAAAGTCTCATTAAAGGAGAGACTGCCTATCTCTCTCCCTACGTCAATCTCGGTAACCTTTACTATAGCAGAGGAGAGTACGGCAAAGCTCTGGAGATTTTCCAGGAAGCCCTTGCCATCAACGGAAATTCGCTGATGGTCAATCTGGCTCTGGCCAAAACCTATTACCGTCTGGGAGACAGAGCCGGTACGGCCCGCTATTACAGACTTGTCAAAAACCAATCGGAACCGCTTTCCGAAGAATATGCCTATCTGGGAGAAAGCGGCTCGACAACCCGCGCCGGAGCCGATGATGAACCGCCTCTCCTCTGGATGACAGAAGAATAG